From the Glandiceps talaboti chromosome 10, keGlaTala1.1, whole genome shotgun sequence genome, one window contains:
- the LOC144441257 gene encoding corticotropin-releasing factor receptor 1-like, which translates to MPCEPGVSHPFFATRFCNAVGEWETFQYSYLWCIYLAANLNDNQENEVENSYAHNVSIAASLIRIIGNCMGIIFLLVALFIFCYFKCLASTRISIHKNLIVSFIAKAVMQVIHLHHSMYLYTGLPKTWIDEPLDSIYFYKAEYCRPVLTFYYYTAFANLAWMFVEGLFLLSRITISVFSNDPNFVVFYLIGWVSPIPFTIVWAVVLYHKDDNECWSTQDNWKYFWILHGPMCAMYLANFIFLIAIVFILVTKLRASHEEETAQVRKATKATVVLLPLLGLTTLLFFFDPGTGTGEDSELKSAIYNVVQAILNSSQGILVAVLYCFLNKEVRSTIRRKLTRYRRDKHQRDRRRFSKTSTYLMTSSSEVNTARNETDYNQLNRKISFDGNHALQSSSGNIYTNSFA; encoded by the exons ATGCCGTGTGAACCAGGTGTATCACATC CATTCTTTGCCACGAGATTTTGCAATGCAGTTGGTGAATGGGAGACGTTCCAATATTCATATCTATGGTGCATATATCTTGCTGCTAATTTGAACGATAATCAAGAGAAT GAGGTTGAAAATAGCTACGCCCATAATGTCAGTATAGCTGCTTCACTTATCCGTATCATTGGTAACTGTATGGGTATCATATTTCTATTGGTAGCACTCTTTATATTCTGCTACTTCAA ATGTCTTGCCAGTACAAGGATCTCTATTCATAAGAACCTGATCGTTTCGTTCATTGCCAAGGCAGTAATGCAGGTTATACATCTTCACCATTCTATGTACTTATACACCGGTTTACCGAAAACTTGGATAGACGAACCGTTGGATAGCATTTACTTCTACAAG GCGGAATATTGTCGTCCAGTATTAACATTCTATTACTACACTGCCTTTGCCAACCTTGCCTGGATGTTTGTAGAAGGATTGTTTTTACTATCAAGAATAACAATAAGCGTGTTCAGCAATGACCCAAACTTTGTTGTGTTTTATCTCATTGGATGGG TATCCCCCATTCCATTTACTATTGTCTGGGCGGTAGTATTATATCACAAAGATGACAATGAGTGTTGGAGTACCCAGGACAATTGGAAGTATTTTTGGATCCTACATGGACCGATGTGCGCAATGTACCTG GCTAATTTCATCTTCCTGATTGCCATTGTTTTTATCCTGGTTACAAAACTACGTGCAAGTCATGAAGAAGAGACAGCTCAAGTCAG GAAGGCAACGAAGGCTACTGTCGTATTGTTACCATTACTAGGGCTGACGACTCTGTTGTTCTTCTTTGACCCTGGGACAGGAACAGGTGAAGACAGTGAATTAAAATCAGCCATCTATAACGTGGTGCAGGCTATTTTGAATTCGTCGCAG GGTATTCTAGTGGCCGTCCTGTATTGTTTCTTGAACAAGGAG GTACGTTCAACTATCAGACGCAAGTTAACTCGCTACCGACGTGACAAACATCAAAGAGACCGCCGCCGTTTTTCGAAGACATCCACTTatctgatgacgtcatcatcagAG GTCAACACTGCTCGAAATGAGACTGATTATAACCAACTCAACAGGAAAATATCCTTTGACGGCAATCACGCCCTACAATCATCTTCTGGTAACATATATACCAATAGTTTTGCCTGA
- the LOC144440849 gene encoding uncharacterized protein LOC144440849, translated as MDKDIQKFLESQSHHCTSSEIANALGCSIRKITPTLRRLHRSKQVQQVQESPPTWRMHPQDLAIVVSPFTHRRLLPKVVMRVDVEDKILEVLQQKNDSASTQELVKTTGVKEKKELNKILYKLQKQGLLVKVSNAPPKWGLKHPITLEQDVSLQENIPVISQDHDNEEEDDFIHRDTPMSDDSSGHSDEHMTDTMDNKGGDYVNCQIDMAASPSMQKLSIDVVAMETMNEELQNSQPIIDNGSQSGVVEQRHLTETITPNLDIVARNKETLKIQLLAALKEQSEPIHANSLAKLVGMTSKKDINPILFPMQNMGLVSKVSNVPPKWIITDKGAENLIEQTINMPDRHDSCSFQVPPDPRQVIQQPGFSVLNQPLPATTQVNRIDLEKALIQTLISRESYKAIDLARAVGFQSKKDINPTLFHLQRKGLTKKINDSPPTWCVTEKGKQQLDSTKDMAVGTLTVPAPEEDMYRVCPNPLDLLQKSGDSNQDQSVLVAQICPPCTTVCETAVNTLTSEAFAVINKNPISALMEYAQSRQFKCSIDVLYQSGPPHSPRFTMAASVNGRRFPSVISKSKKDGKREAADKALRVLIAEGSIKPQMQSTTIPNNNKIFNSESLHADKIAVLSHQTFNAVVANIPECISGRKILAALVMFKDTEEQGTVVCLGTGNRCVTGDMLSLEGHTVNDSHAEIITRRSFLRYLYQQLDKYLENPAETIFESKPSGKLGVQQGITFHLYISTAPCGDGAQFSRGDSSGEALAGTRCEDFTGNASHQPTFTKSIQGLLRTKMEGGEGTIPIDPDSSVQTWDGIIRGERLRTMSCSDKIARWNILGLQGALLTHFIEPIYLASVTLGSLYHHGHLSRALCCRLSHKSQDREYNSTLPAPYQLHHPQLGCVTAFDPPRETEKTKALSINWCINDPKAEVTDGTKGRCLERTGQSNVSQVAKASLYKEFRSVCEKMKRQDVLQANTYHKAKKMAREYQEAKAFMMECFDKNGFGKWMEKPPEEEMFTTKEEECV; from the exons GTTGATGTTGAAGATAAAATATTAGAAGTATTACAACAGAAGAATGACTCAGCCAGTACTCAAGAACTTGTAAAAACAACTGGAgttaaagaaaagaaagaattgaACAAGATCCTCTACAAACTACAGAAGCAAGGATTGTTGGTGAAAGTGTCGAATGCGCCACCAAAATGGGGATTAAAACACCCAATAACGTTGGAACAAGATGTGTCATTGCAAGAAAACATACCTGTGATTAGCCAAGATCATGATAACGAAGAGGAAGACGACTTTATTCACAGAGATACACCTATGTCAGACGACAGTAGTGGTCACTCAGATGAACACATGACAGACACAATGGATAACAAAGGTGGTGACTATGTGAACTGCCAAATTGATATGGCTGCATCTCCATCAATGCAGAAGTTATCGATAGAtgtagttgccatggaaacaatgAATGAAGAGTTACAAAATTCACAGCCTATCATCGATAATGGTAGTCAAAGTGGTGTTGTTGAACAACGTCATCTTACTGAGACAATTACCCCCAATTTGGACATTGTGGCAAGAAACAAagaaactttgaaaatacagcTATTGGCAGCATTAAAGGAGCAAAGTGAACCCATACATGCGAATAGCCTTGCCAAACTGGTTGGCATGACTAGTAAGAAAGATATCAATCCAATCCTATTCCCAATGCAAAATATGGGACTGGTTAGCAAAGTGTCAAATGTCCCTCCTAAGTGGATAATTACTGACAAAGGTGCTGAAAATCTAATAGAACAGACTATTAATATGCCTGATAGACATGATTCTTGCAGTTTCCAAGTTCCACCTGATCCAAGACAAGTGATACAACAACCTGGTTTCAGTGTGCTCAATCAACCCTTACCGGCAACCACACAGGTCAACAGAATCGACTTAGAGAAAGCTCTTATACAGACACTGATCAGCAGAGAGTCTTACAAAGCTATAGACTTGGCCCGAGCTGTCGGTTTCCAAAGTAAGAAGGACATCAACCCAACTCTCTTCCACCTCCAAAGAAAAGGACTAACCAAAAAAATCAACGACTCACCACCAACATGGTGTGTTACAGAGAAAGGAAAACAACAGTTAGACTCTACGAAAGACATGGCAGTTGGGACGCTCACTGTCCCTGCTCCTGAGGAAGACATGTATAGGGTATGTCCTAACCCGTTAGATTTACTACAAAAATCAGGTGATTCGAACCAAGACCAATCAGTGCTAGTAGCCCAGATATGTCCTCCATGTACAACAGTGTGTGAAACAGCTGTTAACACGTTAACCAGTGAAGCATTTGCTGTCATTAACAAGAATCCTATTAGTGCACTAATGGAGTATGCACAGTCCCGACAATTTAAGTGTTCCATTGATGTTCTGTACCAAAGTGGACCACCCCACAGCCCAAG ATTTACTATGGCTGCCAGTGTGAATGGAAGACGTTTTCCATCTGTGATCAGTAAATCCAAGAAAGATGGAAAACGGGAAGCAGCTGATAAAGCTCTACGTGTATTGATAGCAGAAGGCTCAATTAAACCTCAGATGCAGTCGACAACAATACCAAATAATAACAAG ATCTTTAATAGTGAGAGTCTACATGCTGATAAGATAGCAGTGCTGAGTCATCAGACCTTTAATGCAGTTGTGGCCAATATACCAGAGTGTATCTCGGGACGCAAGATTCTAGCTGCATTAGTTATGTTTAAAGACACTGAAGAACAAGGAACTGTTGTGTGTCTTGGCACTG GCAATCGATGTGTAACTGGTGATATGCTAAGTCTAGAAGGACATACAGTTAACGACTCGCATGCAGAGATTATCACCAGAAGATCTTTCTTAAG GTATCTGTATCAACAATTAGACAAGTATTTGGAAAACCCAGCGGAGACAATCTTTGAGAGTAAACCATCAGGAAAGCTGGGAGTTCAACAAGGAATTACATTCCATTTGTATATCAGTACTGCCCCTTGTGGTGATGGCGCCCAGTTTTCTAGGGGCGATAGTAGTGGGGAAGCATTGGCAGGGACTAGATGTGAGGACTTTACAGGGAATGCAAGTCATCAACCTACATTTACAAAAAGTATTCAGGGCTTGCTACGAACGAAAATGGAAGGAG GTGAAGGTACCATTCCGATTGATCCAGACAGCTCCGTTCAAACTTGGGATGGTATTATCCGTGGAGAAAGATTGCGTACTATGTCCTGCAGTGATAAAATTGCTAGATGGAATATACTGGGTCTACAGGGGGCGTTGCTGACACATTTTATTGAACCCATATACCTTGCTTCTGTTACACTAG GATCACTGTATCATCATGGTCATTTGTCCAGAGCTCTATGTTGTCGATTAAGTCACAAATCCCAAGACAGAGAGTACAATTCAACGTTACCAGCACCTTATCAGTTACATCACCCACAGTTAGGTTGTGTTACTGCATTTGATCCTCCGAGAGAAACCGAGAAGACTAAAGCTCTGAGTATTAATTGGTGTATAAATGATCCCAAAGCTGAAGTCACCGATGGAACTAAAGGAAGATGCCTAGAAAG AACTGGTCAGTCCAATGTATCTCAAGTTGCAAAAGCATCACTCTATAAAGAATTCCGCAGTGTCTGTGAAAAGATGAAACGACAGGATGTTTTGCAGGCCAACACTTACCATAAGGCCAAGAAGATGGCAAGAGAGTATCAAGAAGCAAAGGCATTCATGATGGAGTGTTTTGACAAAAATGGATTTGGTAAGTGGATGGAGAAACCCCCAGAGGAAGAAATGTTTACAACCAAAGAAGAAGAGTGTGTCTAG